DNA from Mustela nigripes isolate SB6536 chromosome 14, MUSNIG.SB6536, whole genome shotgun sequence:
tgcctgggtggctcagtcagttaagtgtccacttttggctcaggtcatgacatcagggtcatgagtttgagacccacgccaggctccatgctgagtcggcttgagattctctcccttcccctccgccctctctctgctcaagctctctccaaaataaataaataaaatcttaaaggaagaaaaaagattctaGCTGTATTATCTCTTATAAATtaatgtaaatctaaaattatttcaaattaaaaaaaaaactttaaaaaccaaattaGAAATAGTTGAAGATAGGACGAGGTGATGGAAGATTATATTTAATGGGATTaacataaaaggagagaaaatagggCAGAAGCAGCAGTTAAAAATGGTGGAGAAATTTCTAGAACCGGAGAAAATTCCATAGATCCAAGcagccttccccctcccccagaaaaaaaaatctctaggacaaataaaaagaaacacaaatgtgTCTTTGGGAGATTTTATTAGCctgaagaaaaatgtgaaaagacgAACAGACTGATAACATGGAATGTATGGAGGTGGAGAAAGTAAAACAAGGAGAAAgatgggggtgaggaggaagaagggaaatagcaaagcaaaaaagagaaatgacacaaGGTTCATAATCATAGGGATTCATATAAAATTATCTACACAtatgaagaacattttaaaagtatataaacaaaggaaaaaaaccctaggACACAAAGTATCGAAGTATGAAATCTCCCTGAGTTAAAAAATAGATCGTTTACTTCCTTTAAAATGGAGAATGTAAGTCGAATCCTATTCAGAGCAGAAATACTGAACTGAAAATACGGTGCTCTGAGACCAGAATCAAGTAACAGTGGTTCTGTCCCTCTTAATGCCTTCCAAGACCACACatcagagacaggcagaggcagtcAAGAGTACCATTCAGAAAACCGCATTTCTGTGACACTTGTGGCATCGCATTTGAGTACTGTTGAACCATACTGTTAAATCCTGATCTAAGCGATTTAACAGTTGATGAAAGTGAAGATACTCACGTTGACTCCATTTCCCTTAATTTAGATCCAGCTGTGAGCTGCATGTTCTTTCGCTGCCAGTTTAAATCTTGAATATGTTTCctgtaaaaaattatttatacaacCCACCTACATTTGAACGTAAGACTTAAATCAACAGAGAAATCAACAATCAACACATCTTTAATCCCTTGAAAAGGACAGATGTATACAGTTACAGACCAATTCTGAGAATtaactatcttttatttttcaattacaaATTTCATAAGCTCACcatgaaaaattaaacacattcacatacatgcaaatagaaaataaaaagcagaagtcCTTCCTCCCACATGCTTCTCCTAATTATTGTTCAGTTTTTGGTGGGTGTTTCCCCAAACTCCTATATGTGTATGTGCTAgcagagatttaattttttaaattaagtgcccaatgtggggctcaagctcacaactccaggatcaagagttgcatgctttactgactgagtcggccaggcaccccacattatACATGTCGTTCTGTAACATTTTCTCCTAAAAGTGCCTTTTTAATGTCTGTAGATTTGCAAATTGCAAATGACATGGTAGAGATGTTTCCAAACGTTAAGTCTAACGTTAAGTCTCTTTCTCCTCCACTCCAGTAGGGCAAACCCAGCACTGGATGCTGGACAGAGTGGATCATCAAGTATTACTCTTAAATGACTACAGTCCATTGATtcttttgtcttctcattctgttTATTAAGGTTCTACCTAAACTTCACTCtcaaataagaggaaaatatgggcatctggctggctcagtcagaagaacatgcaCTCTTGaactcggggttgtgagttcgatcCCCATGTTGGATGAAGGAttacttaaaaactaaaataaaataataaaataaagtaagaggaAGAAACAACTTACCTTAACTTCTGGAGCTCTTTCTGTGCATGTTCAATCATATGAACTAGATttctaaggaaggaaaagaggaaaatcagGTTAACAGACATTAACATACCAACTAAAATTGAGCTATCTAGTTGATACAGGTTCCAGTTCTTCCGCTATTGAGCTCCATGCCAAACACCACGTTAGACACTCTTTACATATTAGCTACTTTAATTTTCCTAAGAATTCTTTGAGGTAGGTACGATTGCCCCTATTTCACATATAGGGACATTAAGAGCTTAGAAAAAGTAAGTAACTTAGTCAAGGTAACATAGATGAATGTTGGAGATGAATTCCATTTCAGGTCTTTTAACCTCTGGAGCCCAACCAGTTCACGGACACCTTGATTTTTTGTACCTGTCACTACTTAAACTGTCAGTACTTTTCATGGAGAACACTGAAAATAACTCATATGAGTGTATTCATTCAAATCCCTTATTATCTCCATATTTCTGTACCTGCATTTATCCTGCTATTCTCCCCTCCTGCCTACAGCTAgctagagagagaagagaaaactggAAGGCTGGAGACTGTGATTCCAGTGCAAGTTGGCTCTTAGTGCCAAAGGGGGAAAGCTGAGCAATATAGAGTGCCAAGTTACTACTGTCATTAGAGAAGTGATTCAAGAGTAGAGGCCATCCCCTGTCTTTGCCCTTAaataacagctttactgagatgtaattCTCGTAACCATATCAATTTTCTCTTAAGGCAGCAGAAAATCACCTTTAGGGTCCATTTCAACCACAATGGCCCTACTATCCTCTTGCTGTAGATCTACTATTGTTTCCTGGCTTTCGTGACTCAAATATCCTGGTTTTCTCCTaagttatttttctgtctctactgacttacttttttttcccctcattaaCTGCAATTCTCTGAAGATTCAGTCTTCAAACAGCTGTGTCTCTCCAGGCTTACCTACAGCTCATCTCCCTTTCCTTGATTTCTAGGGATCACTCCATGTTCCTCAGGGCAGTTAAGTTTGGTACTCCAGTCCTGACCTCTGACCTTTAATAGGAAGCTGCCCCTTGAATGACCTCTTCCTGAAAGCCCCATTTATTTGttgtcttctcctttctttcatccTCCACGAGTACAAGTGtacctcagagatattgcaggCTTGGTTTCAGACCATGCAATAAAGCAAGTAtagcaagaaaacaaatcaaatgaatttGTTCTCCAATACATATAAAAGTTGTTTATACTATACCATAGTCTATTAAGTGTATAACAGCAttgtgtgtaaaaaaaaaaagtacttgccttaattaaaaaatactttattaactAAAAATTGCTAACCAACGTTCTGACTTTTAAatgagtcataatcactgatcacagatcactgtaacaaatattatggaaaagtttgaaatacttaGAGAATTACTAAGATGTGAGAGACAGGAAGTGACCACATGCCATTGGAAAATGGGGCCGACAGACTGGCTGAGGCAAGGTTGACACAAACCTTCAATccgtaaaaaatgtaaaacagcaaAGTGTAATAAAATGAGGTTTTATCCATATACAGGACCCTCCTCAAGcactgaacatatttttattaaaacttataGCACTGCATCATGAGAGTCAGAAGCCTTGGGttctagtcccagctctgccctaaAAAGCTGTATGTCCTTTAATGAGTCACTTGACATCAATGAGGCTAAACCTGTTTATCTGTAAAAACAAGGCCTGGCCTTGAAGGTTTCCCTTTAATTGCAAGTACAAAAATCTCtcattaatgaaatttttttaaaagcaatcacGAACCAAAAGCTACCTAGAACTACAAGCTTACCGCCCATGCCATGTTTGATGCCCTCAAATCCTTTTGCAAGGAAAGAAAACCTACTTCAATAAGATGGGAAGACAAAGGACTGGGTTAGAGGAGAGCCGGAGAGCCTTAAATAAACTGAATGTAGGTAGGCTGGGTAAAGACACTCTAGGAGGTGGTGAACCATGACTAACGGCAAGGACAGAGCTATGATAATCACGACAGAGAGGATTCCCTCGGCTGGAATGAATGGCCCCCGTCGAGATACACAGCCATTTGCCTTGAATACCATGTAAATAGTCTGGATCTTACTTTGCAACAAATGGGAAAGTAttaaaggtttctttcttttctttttttaagattttatttatccatttgagagagatcaagcaagcaagcacaagcagtggggagaggcagggagagagggagaaacagatttcccgatgtgggacttgatcccaggacctggggatcatgacccgagttgaaggcaaacacttaaccatctaacccacccaggcacccgaaaagTATTAGAGGTTTCTAGAAAAGTTGAGAGCAATGTTTTCttcaatgtattatttttttcccccgcATCTATGCTCTCTTACCTTCTTGGGAGCGTTCTCATTCTCTTCTAAATATCCAAacctcaccatttttttttttttttttaagatttatttattttagagagagagagagcgcatggggggagaagggcagagggagagggaaagaaagaatctcaagcagactccctgctgagcaaggagcctgacatgggactcaatctcagtaccctgagatcacgacctgagccaaaatcaacactcagacgcctaaccaactgaattaccaaaattcccccaaatctcaccattttaaaataaccttattttttttaatgaccttatTTCTTAACGTCCCTTCTATGGATGTCTGTAGTTTATAGAACACAGCACACGATATAGCACGTGTCCCCATATTGCTAATTACGGGCTACTGGTTATCTGGCAGAGAAGAATCTTATCTCCTCAACTAGGTAAAGCTTCTTGAGGACAAAGATCCCATTTTTCCACTTCATACAATAcagaccatttttaaaaaaaaagacatttgtttgCTTGATCTGTTTCTTAATCCTCCCAAACCCATTTTTCCTTTATCTCCCTTGCAACAtattcacaaaagaaatgaactatttaTGCTGTAGTTTCCCGAATTCTGGATTTTGCCCACTGGATCCTTACATggccaaataaatttaaaacgtaattctgaaaaactgagaaaaaccaTTTATCTCTTTGTGATTTTGCTTTATTATTCCAGGAAACATACTCTAGCAAAATAGTTTGATGCAGTGTCAGGAAGTTCAAGGGCTTTTTCTCCTTCaactattaaaatgttaatacagtCTCAGCGGATTTCAGGGCTCAAAGGCATCAGAGATATTGTCTAACCAccaaattttacaaataagaaaactgagcccTAGAAAGATAACAAAACCTAAAGCGAGTTGCATGGAAAAGAAAGTAGAGCTCAGTGGCTTATGTGGGTACTTTGCTTCCTGTGTTAATTCTCTTATAGTCAATTCTCATTATTTGCAGATTCTGTACTTATGAACTTACCCACTCACTCAAATTTACTTGTAACCCCAAGATCAGTACCTGTGGCATTTTGAGATCatgaacagcatgtgcaaaattTGAGTTGTTGGATGTGCAGATTCTTAGCTGAAGTGGAACAAGGAAGCACTCTGACTTACTGTTTCAGGTCTCATACAGAGAGGACCAAAGGACAGGATTTAATTTCCAACTCTGCCAAATTACTTAACACTTCtgaactttgttttctctttcataaaataaagaaaatagacttTGCCAGGAGTTGTCTTTAGGATTTATAGTCTATATGagatgtgtatacatacacatacattatttccaccaaaaaaaatgttacagtatttgctaattcagtATTCAAGGCCACTTTATAGAATATAACATACAACTAATGAGAATCGATTGTATGAGCAATGCCCCACATTAAGGATTCCATTCCACCATATGTGATTTGTCAACCAGACCTCAGAACTCATTTAATTACAATATTATACAATAAATGTGGTTAGGTTTAGATCTcctctgtacctttttttttttttttttataaagattttatttatttatttgacagacagagatcacaagcaggcagagaggcaggcagagagagagggagaagcaggcttccctctgagcagagagcctaacgcagggctcgatcccaggtccctgagatcatgacctgaggcgaaagcAGAaccttaccccactgagccacccaggcgcccctcctctgtACTCTGTGTGGTGGGTCTGAAAGCCATGGCTTATCATACGGGTTGTAGTAGTTCCAGGACATCATCTCAAATGAAAGTCCACTATACACTAAATcccacttcactttttttttttttttttttgaagatttatttgacagagcaagtaagcaaggggaagggcagaggaagagaatcttcaagcagacatGGGGAtcaaccccaagaccctgagccaCAAGAGTCAGACAtataactaactgagccacccaggcacccattcctatatttaaaaaaagatgccaaAACTGTGGATGGGATGggtttaataaaaacaaaaagcttcttaCTCATTATATACTTTCCAGGCATTGCATCCATGCTGTGACATTAGTTCCAGATTCTCAATTCGAACTGCCTGATGCTCTAACTGGGCCATTGAATTGTTTACACATTCTTGCCATGCGGTAATGTCGTTTTTCTGACCTGAGGAAGGGGCTGGAAGTTCATAcctgaaattaaacaaaaataaactgaaaccaCATATTCCTCTAAATTTTCCGTTCCTTCCAAAAGAACACCTCACAGGTCTATGCACAATGTAAATCCATGGAAAATTCGAGATAGATCAGACTGTTCAATAAGAACCtatttaaaatccatttacaaATAAGATTTAACACCATTATATACAGTAACAAAAAAATTGTTTACTTCAACATGAACTGATTCAATAAACTATAGTGTATTCATATGAAAGATTGTTAAATTAGCTGCTCAATGATGCCACTGAAGAATACTTAGAACATTAACATGCTTGTGATATATTAGGAGAAAAAAGTAGGACACAAAGGACCctatactatcttttttttttcttgaagattttatttatttgtcagagagagagcgaaaacccaagtagggggaacagcaggcagagggagaagcaggctccccactgggcaaggagcccgatgtgggactcaatcccaggactctgggatcatgacctgcgctgaaggcagatgcttaaccaactgagccacccaggcacctctgctatcatttttgaaaaacacaCTTACAATCATCCAGGTTCCCACCGACACAACCAAACcattctagagaaaaaaatggtaagggatgtaaaaattctttgtatttggACCTTCTCTATTCTCTCGCTTCACACTAAACAGTCCTTCAGCACTGTTGATATAGCCAGTAAGTACACCCTTCATCAATCTTAGCTCATTATTGAGGAGTTACTACAAACTaagtttaatttccattttaataatttgactAGATACAGTAAAGACTCCACATTATTCCTATGAACAACTGAGGGGCATGCAACTAGGATCAAGAAGTGATAAACCAGGGGCATCTaagtggcttggttggttaagcatccaattcttgatttcggctcaggtcatgatctcagggtcatgagatcaattCCCTGAttccctgtgtcaggctccacactaggcatggagtctacttaagtttctcttgctcacttgctctccctcaaaataaaaaaagtgacataccactttgtttaaaaaaaaaaagctgtaatgTGGCAGTTTTCAAACTTCTGATTATAACTCATGGTAGGAAGTATCTCTGATCCAGTACCCAAATACACATAGCTCAACAAAAGTTTCACAGAACAGTgacggctgggtggcttagtcggttaagcatctgccttcagcttgggtcatgatcccagggccctggaatcgagtcccaaattgggctccctgctcagtggggagcctgcttctccctctgcccgctgctctccccacttctgctcttgacaaataaataaaatcttaagaaaaaaagtttcacaaAACAATAGTTGCCTTTACTTGCATtatattctgttattttctatttccttaaaaaactgCTCTGAGAACTTCTGGATCTTACTACCTTTCTTATTAAGAAAGTTAACTTTTGGAAACTTACGTAATTTCCTTCATGATCCACTGCCTAATGGGTCATTACTTTTTCTGTGAGATATACTGTCATAAAGGAGTTACTGCTGTGAATATCTATAGAGAAGAAGCACCTGGAAATGAAGAATTGAGGAATCCCAGAACTTCCTTTATCACTCACTCAGGCCAGACAGGAAATGGTGCACAAGAAATAACGATCCTCTGGTTCTACAGACTCAAATCCCTCTTCTAAATCTATACATCTGCTGAGAGGACAGACCTGTGCATGTGGCTCTATCTCAAAGGATTCTGCTCTGACAGAGTACTTAGTGGTTCTCATAATTCCATACTTACTTCAAGCTGAAAGAGATCTCACATGTTAAGCAATCCGATTCTCCATTTTAGAGACAGTAACAAAGGATGTTTGGAGTTTTCTTCtctgagagaggagaagcagtttTGTAATAAAGTGGAACAGGAGGGAACACAGTGGAACCAAAGTCAAACTATCTGGGCACTGTTTACTAATTAGTTCTATGTCAGAATCAATCAAGGATCATTATAAACCATAACATGATTTCACCTAGATATGTGATCAGTGAAGAACCAGATGCCTAATCAGGAAcatttccttgggaaaaaaaaaaaattattttaagcatttatttattgtacAGAGAGGGAGTGAACCagcatgagcagagagacaggggaaaggggagacagaatcccaagcagaacctctgctgagcgcagagcccaatgcggggctcgatttcaggaccccaagatcacaacttgagccgaaaccaacagtcagaaagctcaactgactgtgccacccaggtgcccctccttggaaaaccttaaaaacatgaaGTTCAGTACAATCACCATTCCTGTTGTTggattttacatattttgtgtgtgtatattttaagagacagagagagagtacttACTTGGGTCAGCaaatggggaggtggggagcagtagagggaaaggaagactcttaagcaggctccacacccagcatggagtcctaTGCAGGCAACTGATCTCAtaactccgagatcatgacccgagccaaaatcaaaatgggatgcttaaccaactgagccaccaaggctcccctattttgcctttttaaataaaggtGCAAAGAATATATCTGAACATAAACAAAGGATATAGGAACCACTATTATGTGaagaaacataaacataaaatcagacaagaattttttattttccacattttaagaGCTATAGCGATTTTActagtaacttaaaaataaaaaatgatttgggggggcacctgggtggctcagtgggttaagccgctgccttcggctcaggtcatgatctcagggtcctgggatcgagccccacttcgggctctctgctcagcagggagcctgtttcctcctctctctctgcctgcctctccgcctgcttgtgatctctgtctgtcaaataaataaataaaatcttaaaaaaaaaaaaatgatttgggtCCAGGTGAAACCAGAAATATAACTTACCGTTTCATACTGAGTAATTCTATTGGTTGCCGAGCAGCCAgtctttcaaattcatttctcATTATGTCGGTCTAATTAGGGGAAAGAATTATTTCCAAAATCATATCAATAAATTTCAATTAACAACCACCAAACAATGAATCTAACCTACTTAAATATTTCTGTTATCCATTCAAACTGATCATTtccaaaaaatttacaaaataaaataaaatggatcattttccttcccaccaAGTTTTCTCTGAGTTAAATATTCTCAAGAATCAGAATACGTACACTTCATATGTAAAGGGACCCACAGAGAAAAGGATTATTCCTAGATCAGCGGTACCCAGTCCCAGCAGCACATAGAAATCAGGTGGAAGctttgaaaacaatttcattCCCAGCCACATCATCTTACCCCTCTCCACCATTCCCATTTAACTTTTCTGAGGTGGAGACTAGGCATGATTGTAACTTGTTTTTAACCCATCAGTTGACTGTATAGCGAAGCCAGTGTTGAGGACCCTGGATCTAAGTAttcactggggggtgggggaagggaggagagtacttgacataaaataatttgctttagGGCTTTGAGCCTATATCCATACTTTCCTTTTGACCCTGGCTGCTATTTTTACACTTCActctgcaaagaatgagaaaaagggaagaggtTAAAGAAACTGGTTCTACTATCTGCTCTAACAACtgtatgatttctttctttctttttaaagattttaattaggggcgcctgggtggctcagtgggttaaagcctctgctttcggctcaggtcg
Protein-coding regions in this window:
- the BCAS2 gene encoding pre-mRNA-splicing factor SPF27 isoform X1, translating into MAGTGLVAGEVVVDALPYFDQGYEAPGVREAAAALVEEETRRYRPTKNYLSYLTAPDYSAFETDIMRNEFERLAARQPIELLSMKRYELPAPSSGQKNDITAWQECVNNSMAQLEHQAVRIENLELMSQHGCNAWKVYNENLVHMIEHAQKELQKLRKHIQDLNWQRKNMQLTAGSKLREMESTWVSLVSKNYEIERTIVQLENEIFQMKQQHGEANKENIRQDF